The following proteins are co-located in the Enoplosus armatus isolate fEnoArm2 chromosome 8, fEnoArm2.hap1, whole genome shotgun sequence genome:
- the lima1a gene encoding LIM domain and actin-binding protein 1a — protein MASVAPFGRRQWASQSLRVTAKELSIVSTRGKNNAIAERFSKYQMAAEEGSAEKKKTVAEPLPSTLRSGNLSVLKKRWEQQQQPSSHRAQHQATPCNPADPQTHISQSTGPRPRPTSQIESRSDTLKTTSLSQDQDTEPETQVHSETSETSYNQLQSAQPEDLTIMEAKPSRDSEGQDGAAAAEVPDSEKPSVPLNSLKMMFEKGENLTDKVSREQTSRGNSGNTANMDQLLGDGSLAESTPLRDRMALYQAAISKQEVPPTSVSSDQLDSFCGKQKENVPPCTLDLNPESEPNGRKSFSAESNGSATGTPASSNQRDSSQPKTPKSFRLPARETCVSCLKTVYPLERLVANQHVYHSSCFRCSHCNTKLSLANYASLHNNVYCKPHFSQLFKAKGNYDEGFGHRPHKELWESKGDSGETSPQSNTQIKPQIQSPAPSSDVDSPSVEDSPLAKVNVLTATMEALGQGSAEKADRPTETRRLKISWPPRTEMEDTTSRSGDTTTADGGSVGKTIRAKWPPEEDSPSSTPEQARETPCLRRSSSLKERSLPFTLAGQASNTPPPEARKQSPPPPPPEDDRLPSPEPSSMELQHGGQSSDSQTPTEDSCVDVHTSSGEEEQEGEMKSQDMPDHHLAKEEDDAPGQEEEEEEEEKMEEEEKMEEEDGGVLEEEMPPLKRQETPTDISSPEGEVEASRSSQDVGFWDSEEVNDKEEVEQQEVLSVEEMIKRNRYYEDEEEDEDV, from the exons agaaaacg GTTGCAGAACCTCTACCCTCCACACTGCGCAGCGGGAATCTGAGTGTTTTAAAGAAACGCTgggaacaacagcagcagccgtcCAGCCACAGAGCCCAACATCAAGCCACACCCTGCAACCCTGCTGACCCTCAGACCCACATCAGTCAATCCACAGGCCCCAGACCTAGACCCACATCGCAGATCGAGAGCCGGTCCGACACCTTGAAAACCACCTCACTCTCACAAGACCAGGATACTGAGCCGGAGACACAGGTCCACTCTGAGACCAGCGAGACCAGCTACAACCAGCTGCAGTCAGCTCAACCGGAGGATCTGACCATCATGGAGGCGAAGCCCAGCAGAGACTCAGAGGGGCAggatggagcagcagcagctgaagttCCTGACTCTGAGAAGCCCAGCGTTCCTCTCAACAGCCTCAAGATGATGTTTGAGAAGGGAGAGAACCTGACAGACAAG GTTTCCAGAGAGCAAACAAGTAGAGGAAACAGCGGTAATACTGCCAACATGGACCAGCTACTAGGAG ATGGAAGTCTTGCAGAGTCCACTCCTCTCCGGGACCGCATGGCCCTCTACCAAGCTGCCATCTCCAAACAGGAAGTCCCTCCCACCTCAGTCAGT AGCGATCAGCTGGACAGTTTCTGTGGGAAGCAGAAGGAGAACGTTCCTCCGTGCACTCTGGACCTG AATCCAGAGTCTGAACCAAACGGCAGGAAAAGTTTTTCCGCAGAGAGCAATG GCTCTGCTACTGGAACCCCTGCGTCCTCCAATCAGAGAGACTCTTCTCAGCCCAAAACTCCCAAA agcttCCGGCTGCCGGCGAGGGAGACCTGTGTGTCGTGTCTGAAGACTGTTTATCCTCTGGAGAGGCTGGTGGCCAACCAGCACGTTTACCACAGCTCCTGCTTCCGCTGCTCACACTGCAACACCAAACTCAG TTTGGCGAACTACGCGTCTCTGCACAACAACGTCTACTGCAAGCCGCATTTCTCTCAGCTCTTCAAGGCCAAAGGAAACTACGACGAGGGCTTCGGCCACCGGCCCCACAAGGAGCTGTGGGAGAGCAAGGGGGACAGCGGAGAGACCTCGCCACAGTCCAACACCCAGATCAAGCCGCAGATCCAGAGCCCGGCCCCGTCCTCAGACGTGGACAGCCCCAGCGTGGAGGACTCCCCGCTGGCTAAAGTCAACGTGCTGACAGCCACCATGGAGGCTCTGGGACAGGGATCGGCAGAGAAGGCCGACAGACCCACTGAGACCCGCAGGCTGAAAATCTCCTGGCCGCCACGAACGGAGATGGAGGACACGACCAGCCGCAGTGGAGACACAACAACCGCCGACGGGGGCTCCGTCGGGAAGACCATCCGAGCCAAGTGGCCCCCAGAGGAGGACTCCCCCTCCTCAACCCCTGAACAGGCCAGAGAGACGCCCTGCCTGCGCCGGAGCTCCTCCCTGAAGGAGCGCAGCCTGCCCTTCACGCTGGCAGGACAAGCCAGcaacactcctcctcctgaggCCAGAAAGCAGagtccgcctcctcctcctcctgaggaCGACCGTCTGCCGAGTCCTGAACCCTCCAGCATGGAGCTGCAGCACGGCGGCCAGTCGTCAGACAGCCAAACACCCACTGAAGACAGCTGTGTGGACGTTCACACCAGctcaggagaggaggagcaggagggggagatGAAGAGCCAAGACATGCCGGACCATCACCTCGCCAAAGAGGAAGACGACGCTCCagggcaggaggaagaggaggaggaggaggagaagatggaggaggaggagaagatggaggaggaagatggaggtgTGTTGGAGGAAGAGATGCCGCCTCTGAAGCGACAGGAGACGCCGACAGACATCTCATCCCCTGAAGGCGAGGTGGAGGCCAGCCGATCGTCTCAGGATGTGGGCTTCTGGGACAGCGAGGAGGTGAATGacaaggaggaggtggagcagcaggaggtgctGTCAGTGGAGGAAATGATCAAGCGAAACCGATActatgaggatgaagaggaggacgaggatgTATAA